In Deinococcus puniceus, one genomic interval encodes:
- a CDS encoding ABC transporter permease, which yields MTQPATAPPASKRPSLPSLSTLGPLLALLLACIFFATQSDRFFTGTTLSLVLKQISFVAVIAIGQTLIILTSGIDLSCGVIMALGSVVMTKFAVELGVPPILAILCGLAVTTAIGALNGLLITKLRLPPFIATLGMFGIVSATTQIYSGAQTVTNLPPALNFLGQTFNILNTPFTYGAVLMLILFGVAWFFLTHTAPGRHVYAVGNNPEAVRLSGIPTTRLLISVYAVAGLLYGIAAVILVGRVGAGDPNAGQTENLESITAVVLGGTSLFGGRGSVLGTFLGALIVGVFRVGLTLSGVNSVYQILITGVLIILAVATDQFSRRKA from the coding sequence ATGACCCAACCTGCCACCGCTCCGCCCGCTTCCAAACGTCCGTCGCTGCCCAGCCTGTCTACGCTGGGGCCGTTGCTGGCGTTGCTGCTGGCCTGCATCTTTTTTGCCACGCAGTCTGACCGCTTTTTTACGGGCACTACGCTGTCTCTGGTCTTAAAACAGATTTCTTTTGTGGCTGTCATTGCCATCGGCCAAACGCTGATTATTTTGACGTCGGGCATCGACTTGAGCTGCGGCGTCATCATGGCGCTGGGCAGCGTGGTCATGACCAAATTTGCCGTAGAACTGGGCGTGCCGCCGATTCTGGCGATCCTGTGCGGGTTGGCAGTGACCACGGCTATCGGGGCGCTGAACGGCCTGCTGATCACCAAGCTCAGGCTGCCGCCGTTTATAGCCACGCTGGGCATGTTCGGCATCGTCTCGGCCACCACCCAGATCTATTCCGGCGCTCAGACCGTCACCAACCTGCCCCCAGCACTGAACTTCCTCGGCCAGACCTTCAACATTCTGAACACGCCCTTTACTTACGGCGCAGTGCTGATGCTGATTTTGTTCGGTGTGGCTTGGTTTTTTCTGACCCATACCGCGCCGGGCCGCCACGTGTACGCGGTGGGCAACAACCCCGAAGCCGTGCGCCTGAGCGGGATTCCCACCACGCGCCTGCTCATTAGCGTGTACGCGGTGGCGGGCCTGCTGTACGGCATTGCCGCCGTGATTCTGGTGGGCCGCGTGGGTGCGGGCGATCCCAACGCCGGACAGACCGAAAACTTGGAGAGCATCACCGCCGTCGTGCTGGGCGGCACCAGCCTGTTTGGTGGGCGCGGCAGCGTGCTGGGCACCTTTTTGGGAGCGCTGATCGTGGGCGTGTTCCGGGTGGGCCTCACCCTCAGCGGCGTCAACAGCGTGTACCAAATCCTCATTACAGGCGTGCTGATCATTCTGGCCGTCGCCACCGATCAATTCTCCAGAAGGAAGGCGTAA
- a CDS encoding sugar ABC transporter substrate-binding protein — MRHSKLAVAAATLALSATAAVSVALAQSSAQPIIGLITKTETNPFFVKMKEGAQKEATRLGAKLLTGAGKADGDNAGQVTAIENMVAAGAKTILITPSDSKAIVPAIAKARAAGVMVIALDSPTEPTSAVDGLFATNNYQAGVLIGQWAKRAMGTKKAVIATLDLFPGQPVGIARHNGFLAGFGTAGISATTRTQVNTGVACAQDSFGDQAKGQTAMENCLQRNPNINLVYTINEPAAAGAYQALKALGREKDVLIVSVDGGCAGVRNVVGGVISATSQQYPLKMASMGVAAGVNYVKTGKKVSGYTDTGVTLITNKPQIGVKSSNTTFGLANCWGQ; from the coding sequence ATGCGTCACTCTAAGCTTGCTGTTGCCGCCGCCACCCTCGCCCTGTCCGCCACCGCCGCCGTCAGTGTGGCCCTCGCCCAAAGCAGCGCCCAGCCTATCATCGGCCTGATCACCAAAACCGAGACCAACCCGTTTTTCGTGAAGATGAAGGAAGGCGCGCAGAAGGAAGCCACCCGCCTCGGGGCCAAACTGCTGACGGGCGCGGGCAAGGCCGACGGCGACAACGCCGGGCAGGTCACGGCCATCGAGAACATGGTGGCCGCCGGAGCCAAAACCATCCTGATCACGCCCAGCGATTCCAAGGCCATCGTGCCCGCGATTGCCAAGGCCCGCGCCGCTGGCGTGATGGTCATTGCGCTGGACAGCCCCACCGAACCCACCAGCGCTGTAGACGGTCTGTTTGCCACCAACAACTATCAGGCAGGCGTCCTGATCGGGCAGTGGGCCAAGCGTGCCATGGGCACCAAGAAAGCCGTGATCGCCACGCTCGACCTGTTCCCCGGTCAGCCGGTGGGCATCGCCCGTCACAACGGCTTCCTCGCCGGATTCGGCACGGCGGGCATCAGCGCCACCACCAGAACTCAGGTGAATACGGGCGTCGCCTGCGCTCAGGACTCCTTCGGGGATCAGGCCAAGGGCCAGACCGCCATGGAAAACTGCCTGCAGCGCAACCCCAACATTAACCTCGTGTACACCATCAACGAACCCGCCGCTGCCGGGGCCTATCAGGCCCTGAAGGCTCTGGGCCGTGAAAAAGACGTGCTGATCGTGTCGGTCGACGGTGGCTGCGCGGGCGTGCGGAACGTGGTGGGCGGCGTGATTTCGGCCACCAGCCAGCAGTACCCCCTCAAGATGGCCTCGATGGGCGTGGCCGCAGGCGTGAACTACGTCAAGACCGGCAAGAAAGTCAGCGGCTACACCGATACCGGCGTGACCCTGATCACCAACAAGCCCCAAATCGGCGTCAAGAGCAGCAACACCACCTTCGGCCTCGCCAACTGCTGGGGCCAGTAA
- a CDS encoding LacI family DNA-binding transcriptional regulator, whose amino-acid sequence MSSIQDVATLANVSAATASRALSRPDMVAQPTRERVLHAAQQLGYQPNMLARSLRQRETRTIGVIVTDILNHFHATLAKGVQDAADRHGYTAFLFNTDEDAGKERRALDTLRGHLPQGLIVVPTAHSRENLKLVPNLPIVELDRVTGNPGVTTVTVDNIGGARAATKHLIGLGHTRLGMIVGKQDISTAVERHAGFQQTLEEAGIEYHPELVLPGEHREEDGRHAALRLLSLPAHLRPTALFVGNNEMTVGAVLAARELGLNIPDDLSIVGFDDSRWAQTMTPPITVVAQPAYDLGVLACDHLIAQLGYLQAGHLQSGRARASPARVQLPTQLIVRQSTAPPVCVSTV is encoded by the coding sequence ATGTCTAGTATTCAAGATGTCGCCACCCTTGCCAATGTCTCTGCGGCTACAGCGTCCCGTGCGCTTAGTCGCCCGGACATGGTGGCCCAGCCTACCCGCGAACGCGTGCTACACGCCGCGCAGCAACTGGGTTACCAGCCTAATATGCTGGCCCGCAGCCTCCGCCAACGCGAAACGCGCACCATCGGCGTCATCGTGACCGATATCCTGAACCACTTTCACGCCACGCTGGCCAAAGGCGTGCAGGACGCTGCAGACCGTCACGGCTACACGGCGTTTCTGTTCAATACCGACGAGGATGCAGGCAAGGAGCGCCGGGCGCTCGATACCCTGCGTGGGCATTTGCCGCAGGGCCTGATCGTAGTGCCCACCGCCCACAGCCGCGAGAACCTGAAGCTCGTTCCCAATTTGCCCATCGTGGAGCTTGACCGGGTCACGGGCAATCCGGGCGTGACCACCGTGACCGTAGACAACATCGGCGGGGCGCGGGCGGCCACCAAGCACCTGATCGGCCTCGGACACACGCGCCTCGGCATGATCGTGGGCAAGCAGGACATCAGCACTGCCGTGGAGCGCCACGCCGGGTTTCAACAGACGTTGGAGGAAGCCGGAATCGAGTACCACCCCGAACTGGTGCTGCCCGGCGAACACCGCGAGGAAGATGGACGGCACGCCGCGCTGCGCCTGTTGAGCCTGCCCGCCCACCTGCGCCCCACCGCCCTGTTCGTGGGCAACAACGAAATGACGGTGGGCGCGGTGTTGGCCGCCCGCGAACTGGGCCTCAACATTCCCGACGACCTCTCTATCGTGGGATTCGACGACTCGCGGTGGGCACAGACCATGACCCCGCCCATCACGGTGGTGGCGCAGCCTGCCTATGACCTCGGCGTGCTGGCCTGCGACCACCTGATCGCCCAACTGGGCTATTTGCAAGCGGGCCACCTGCAATCTGGCCGCGCCCGAGCTTCCCCGGCCCGCGTGCAACTGCCCACCCAACTGATTGTTCGGCAATCCACGGCTCCGCCCGTTTGCGTTTCAACTGTGTAG
- the pyrE gene encoding orotate phosphoribosyltransferase: MDVLALYKEAGAYHEGHFLLASGRHSPKFLQSTTVLQYPHLTERIGQAIAEKLREAHIGARLVVGPAMGGVVLAYEVARHTGGRAIFSEKVQMEGGSNAMRIREAFTLSPGEPFVAVEDVLTTGGSVLKAVRATEAAGGRCVGIACIVDRRKEDGPLEGYPLIALTRLTFDTYAPADVPDWLAERPLQEI, from the coding sequence ATGGATGTTCTCGCGCTGTACAAGGAAGCGGGCGCTTACCACGAGGGGCATTTTTTGCTCGCCTCGGGTCGCCATTCACCCAAGTTTTTGCAGTCCACGACGGTCTTGCAGTATCCCCATCTGACCGAGCGAATCGGCCAAGCGATTGCCGAAAAGCTGCGGGAAGCCCACATCGGGGCGCGGCTGGTGGTCGGCCCCGCGATGGGCGGCGTGGTGCTGGCCTACGAAGTGGCCCGCCACACTGGAGGCCGCGCCATTTTCTCGGAAAAAGTGCAGATGGAAGGCGGCAGCAACGCCATGAGAATCCGCGAGGCCTTTACGCTCTCGCCGGGAGAACCGTTTGTGGCCGTAGAGGACGTGCTGACCACCGGCGGCAGCGTCTTGAAAGCCGTCCGGGCCACCGAAGCGGCAGGTGGGCGCTGCGTGGGCATTGCCTGCATCGTTGACCGCCGTAAAGAGGACGGCCCGCTGGAAGGCTATCCGCTGATTGCCCTCACGCGCCTGACTTTCGATACCTACGCCCCCGCCGATGTGCCGGACTGGTTGGCGGAGCGGCCTTTGCAGGAGATTTAG
- a CDS encoding helix-turn-helix domain-containing protein → MDTPSTPAAPPHAIGVRRRLLGIPLNTMAQEAGLSPEVLAAVERGEYDPRSLHLQAQQVLGRVLDISL, encoded by the coding sequence ATGGACACTCCCAGCACCCCCGCTGCACCCCCCCACGCCATTGGTGTGCGCCGCCGTCTGCTGGGCATTCCGCTAAACACGATGGCTCAGGAAGCGGGCCTGTCGCCGGAGGTGTTGGCGGCAGTAGAGCGCGGCGAATACGATCCCCGCAGCCTGCATCTCCAAGCGCAGCAGGTGCTTGGGCGGGTATTGGACATCAGTCTTTAA